Proteins encoded by one window of Paenibacillus urinalis:
- a CDS encoding helix-turn-helix domain-containing protein yields the protein MSFLFSQKPSMGIMNLEKGEEHFRLERFLPSRELQHFIKHYWVVEWELAEDKTHIQEVIPNPCVNLVIESGRTFFYGPATRKYSYQLSATGRVFGIKFKPGGFFPWYGQSISRLIDHPLPADEIFNVPREELESTFLNTASDHLELISRMNDALLSLLPPEDKLTDLTEQMTEYIRLHHEITRVDHVCEQFNMNKRTLQRMFKQYVGISPKNVIKLYRLQNAAEALDHGQTVNTLELSLALGYHDQSHFIKDFKAIVGQTPEAYTRNVARR from the coding sequence ATGAGCTTTTTGTTCTCACAGAAACCTAGCATGGGTATCATGAACCTGGAGAAAGGCGAGGAGCATTTTCGCTTGGAACGCTTTTTGCCCAGTAGGGAGCTTCAGCATTTTATCAAGCACTATTGGGTTGTGGAATGGGAGCTGGCTGAAGACAAGACCCATATTCAGGAGGTCATTCCGAATCCTTGTGTCAATTTGGTCATCGAATCAGGACGCACTTTTTTCTATGGGCCTGCAACCCGTAAATATAGCTATCAGCTGAGTGCCACAGGACGTGTCTTCGGGATCAAATTTAAGCCAGGCGGATTCTTCCCTTGGTATGGGCAGTCTATATCCAGGCTGATCGATCATCCACTTCCGGCAGATGAGATATTCAATGTGCCCCGCGAAGAGCTGGAATCGACGTTTCTCAACACAGCGTCTGACCACTTAGAGCTTATTTCCCGTATGAATGATGCCCTATTGTCCCTATTGCCCCCGGAAGACAAGCTTACCGATCTGACAGAGCAAATGACAGAATATATTCGGCTTCATCATGAAATTACGAGAGTGGATCATGTATGCGAACAGTTTAATATGAACAAACGAACACTGCAGCGCATGTTTAAACAATATGTAGGCATTAGTCCGAAGAATGTAATCAAACTGTACCGGCTTCAAAATGCAGCGGAAGCGCTCGATCATGGACAAACGGTGAATACACTTGAGCTGAGCCTTGCGCTTGGATACCACGACCAGTCCCATTTTATTAAAGACTTTAAGGCCATTGTCGGTCAAACGCCGGAAGCCTATACACGAAATGTTGCCCGCCGCTGA
- a CDS encoding SRPBCC domain-containing protein, producing MEALRYELYIGASPEKIWDTLFKPEGTRQIFFGSIFDSSFKVGEGYRYVGPGNEGDETVHVYGEVLACEPGKLFSCTEHPGPSYAENHAELTTRMTYTLEIVGGCTKLTFVNDEWSEGHPSYERTKSTWPMVLSNVKSVAETGKALDFGF from the coding sequence ATGGAAGCACTTCGCTATGAGCTGTATATTGGAGCATCACCCGAGAAGATATGGGACACGCTGTTCAAACCGGAAGGAACAAGGCAGATATTCTTTGGTTCGATCTTTGACTCTTCCTTCAAGGTAGGCGAGGGGTATCGATATGTCGGCCCTGGGAATGAAGGAGATGAAACGGTACACGTGTATGGTGAGGTACTGGCCTGTGAACCTGGCAAGTTGTTCAGCTGCACAGAGCATCCTGGACCAAGCTATGCGGAGAATCATGCGGAGCTCACGACTCGAATGACGTATACTCTTGAGATTGTAGGCGGCTGTACGAAGCTGACATTTGTGAATGATGAGTGGAGTGAAGGGCATCCCTCCTATGAACGAACGAAATCGACCTGGCCGATGGTTCTAAGCAATGTGAAAAGTGTAGCTGAGACAGGGAAGGCGCTGGACTTTGGTTTTTGA
- a CDS encoding serine/threonine protein kinase: MSTEFEQEEVRKDWLKADSLLGQVEIIGNAENDLVSIEGNTDGLECIGVGTDAAVFIMPELPQYAFKIYSQQALDKKNIEKEVYAKLKGSPYFAACYGDGVNYLVLSFEDGPTLQDCITLGIPVPEQVILDVEEARRYVRSVGLNPRDIHLKNVVNQNGRGKVLDVSEYVKEGDDQRWDHLVWAYYNVYPRFNEIKVPLWVIDAVKKWYHRRNKSVMNLEEFSSKVIRLFDKLMK, translated from the coding sequence ATGAGTACTGAATTTGAGCAGGAAGAAGTAAGGAAGGATTGGCTCAAGGCCGACTCCCTACTTGGACAGGTCGAAATTATAGGTAATGCGGAGAATGATCTGGTCAGCATTGAAGGAAATACAGATGGATTAGAATGCATCGGTGTTGGTACCGATGCCGCCGTATTTATAATGCCGGAATTACCTCAATATGCCTTCAAGATTTATTCACAGCAGGCCTTAGACAAGAAGAATATAGAAAAAGAAGTTTATGCGAAGCTGAAGGGTTCTCCGTATTTTGCAGCTTGTTATGGGGACGGTGTGAATTACCTGGTACTCAGCTTTGAAGATGGCCCTACGCTTCAGGACTGCATAACCCTCGGAATTCCAGTACCGGAACAGGTTATCCTTGATGTAGAAGAGGCTCGCAGGTATGTAAGAAGCGTAGGCCTTAACCCTCGGGATATCCATCTGAAGAACGTGGTTAATCAGAACGGACGCGGCAAAGTGCTCGATGTCTCCGAATATGTGAAGGAGGGTGACGACCAGCGCTGGGATCACTTAGTATGGGCCTACTATAATGTTTATCCCCGGTTTAACGAAATCAAGGTTCCGCTCTGGGTCATTGATGCCGTGAAAAAATGGTATCATCGCCGGAATAAATCGGTCATGAATCTGGAGGAGTTCTCTTCCAAGGTGATCCGATTGTTTGATAAGCTAATGAAATAG
- a CDS encoding PD-(D/E)XK nuclease family protein: MYPPWSYSGSRAGMFNECLRKYYYHYYGSHNGWKPESADPDQVQTYRLKQLSSLYLIFGNLAHQMCESVIRSWERNRTVPEVPFLQQRMRDLLNKAYVESKDMNGWHLNPKYHTMLSEMYYDEDAKLQNRITSIKARMETVAGKLYESRTWKEIQSGIAHIMEVEKWDHMILHDTKVYVKMDVLYRNEKGHIVIVDWKTGKEDNFTEQLYLYAAYVHEHYNIPYEHIELRVEYLLTGISESYQASQAEIDEVIAKVGREIEEMKSCLADDYYNRPKEIGYFTPMPSERVCGECNFREICSYRAI, translated from the coding sequence ATGTATCCCCCGTGGTCCTATTCAGGATCACGAGCAGGTATGTTTAATGAATGCCTTCGTAAATATTATTACCATTATTACGGTTCACATAACGGTTGGAAGCCGGAGTCCGCAGATCCGGACCAGGTTCAAACCTACCGGCTGAAGCAGCTCAGCAGCCTGTATTTGATATTCGGGAACCTTGCACATCAAATGTGTGAATCGGTCATACGAAGCTGGGAGCGTAACAGAACAGTGCCGGAGGTACCCTTCTTACAGCAACGAATGCGAGACCTGTTGAACAAGGCCTATGTGGAATCCAAAGATATGAATGGATGGCATCTGAACCCCAAGTACCATACCATGCTGTCTGAAATGTACTATGACGAAGATGCCAAGCTTCAGAACCGAATTACCTCGATCAAAGCACGGATGGAGACCGTGGCTGGGAAGCTGTACGAGAGCAGGACGTGGAAGGAGATTCAGTCTGGCATTGCTCATATAATGGAGGTCGAGAAATGGGACCATATGATTCTGCACGATACGAAAGTATACGTGAAGATGGACGTGCTGTATCGCAATGAGAAAGGCCATATCGTTATCGTTGATTGGAAAACAGGGAAGGAAGACAATTTTACAGAGCAGCTATACTTATATGCTGCCTATGTTCACGAGCATTATAATATACCGTACGAGCATATTGAGCTGAGAGTAGAGTATCTGCTAACCGGAATTAGTGAGAGCTATCAGGCATCTCAGGCTGAAATTGATGAGGTCATCGCCAAGGTAGGCAGAGAGATCGAGGAGATGAAATCCTGTCTTGCCGATGATTACTACAACCGGCCGAAGGAAATCGGATATTTTACGCCAATGCCTTCGGAAAGAGTGTGCGGAGAATGCAACTTCAGAGAGATATGCAGCTACAGAGCAATATAA
- a CDS encoding AGE family epimerase/isomerase, which produces MEKSLDLQVWLEEVEFELKNNILGFWKARTVDDTHGGFIGAMNADGEIEHGADKSLVLNARILWTFAAGYRKYGQDDDLHMAERALEQLKTHFADKEYGGFYWMIHPDGTPSEDKKQVYGQAFVIYALAEYIRATGNREPLQLAEEIYRLLERYAYDPVHTGYVEALSREWGETDDLSLSGKDLNERKSMNTHLHVLEAYTNLYRIWKPEGLRLKLKELIEVHLNLILDAESGHFKLFFDDEWNSQSADVSYGHDIEGSWLLWEAAEVLGDRELLDKVRAAAIQMAVATLAEGTDTDGAIYNELHADGRLDDSKDWWPQAEAMVGYLNAYQISDEMQYLYAAQNSWSFIRDYIVDRTGGEWHWQVFRSGEPNRRQQKVGAWKCPYHNSRACLEAIERLESIVRSRAVV; this is translated from the coding sequence ATGGAGAAGAGCTTGGACTTGCAAGTCTGGCTGGAAGAGGTTGAATTCGAGCTTAAGAACAATATATTGGGCTTCTGGAAAGCACGGACGGTCGACGATACCCATGGCGGTTTTATCGGGGCGATGAATGCGGACGGTGAGATTGAACATGGAGCGGATAAATCGCTTGTTCTTAATGCGCGAATACTATGGACATTTGCTGCCGGTTACCGAAAATATGGGCAGGACGATGATCTTCATATGGCCGAGCGTGCGCTCGAACAGCTGAAGACCCATTTTGCAGATAAAGAATATGGCGGCTTCTACTGGATGATTCATCCGGACGGGACACCCTCAGAGGATAAGAAGCAGGTATATGGGCAGGCTTTTGTCATCTATGCACTCGCTGAATACATTCGGGCTACGGGCAATCGCGAACCGCTGCAGCTGGCAGAAGAGATCTACCGCCTGCTCGAACGTTATGCCTATGATCCGGTACATACAGGGTATGTGGAAGCCTTATCAAGAGAGTGGGGCGAGACAGACGATCTCAGCCTCAGCGGCAAGGATCTGAATGAACGCAAATCCATGAACACGCATCTGCATGTGCTCGAGGCTTATACGAATCTATACCGGATATGGAAGCCGGAGGGGCTGCGCCTGAAGCTTAAGGAGCTGATCGAAGTCCATTTGAATCTAATACTGGATGCGGAGTCAGGTCACTTCAAGCTGTTCTTTGATGATGAGTGGAATTCACAGTCTGCCGACGTCTCCTATGGACATGATATCGAAGGAAGCTGGCTGCTGTGGGAAGCGGCAGAAGTACTCGGAGACCGGGAGCTGCTGGACAAGGTTCGAGCTGCTGCGATCCAGATGGCTGTGGCGACGCTTGCGGAAGGTACGGACACAGATGGCGCCATATATAATGAGCTTCATGCAGACGGCAGACTGGATGACAGCAAGGACTGGTGGCCGCAGGCAGAAGCAATGGTCGGATATCTTAATGCCTATCAGATCAGTGATGAAATGCAGTACTTGTATGCCGCTCAGAACAGCTGGAGCTTTATTCGGGATTATATTGTTGATCGTACAGGCGGGGAATGGCACTGGCAGGTATTCCGTAGTGGTGAGCCTAACCGCAGACAGCAGAAGGTTGGGGCATGGAAATGTCCGTATCATAACAGCCGGGCTTGTCTGGAAGCGATCGAGCGTTTGGAATCGATTGTTAGATCACGCGCTGTAGTTTAG
- a CDS encoding helix-turn-helix domain-containing protein translates to MNKNTVPPAEQLLYAGSISNNPDWQFPSHKHDDLFEILVIKEGEGDFIIGETSYHAAKGDVLIYNKGILHAEKSSKEHPVFICYCGFSSAREYIVPPHAHPLIRANKYSSEMVTLMELLFEESSMQEEGYEQIAGHILSSILVLVHRMLKLQNSAQSLTKNKLATEIKEYIDGNYTQALNLKQIADEFNISSYYLAHIFKNTYGTSPINYMIQRRMGEATRLLVQSEMKIWEIAKITGYENPNYFSILFTRVVGMSPKQYREHHNQSLSYAEGLSIQQHHKKTDL, encoded by the coding sequence GTGAACAAGAACACTGTTCCGCCTGCTGAGCAGCTGTTATATGCCGGGAGCATAAGCAATAATCCAGACTGGCAGTTCCCAAGCCACAAGCATGATGATCTGTTTGAAATTCTCGTTATTAAGGAAGGCGAAGGGGATTTTATTATAGGGGAAACGAGCTATCACGCGGCCAAAGGGGATGTGCTTATTTACAACAAAGGCATTCTGCACGCCGAGAAATCCTCCAAGGAGCATCCGGTGTTTATCTGCTACTGCGGCTTCTCTTCTGCTCGCGAATATATTGTTCCGCCCCACGCCCATCCTCTGATTCGTGCTAACAAATACTCGAGCGAGATGGTGACGCTCATGGAGCTGCTGTTCGAGGAATCCTCCATGCAGGAGGAAGGATATGAACAAATCGCAGGGCATATACTGAGCTCCATTCTGGTGCTTGTACACCGCATGCTCAAACTGCAAAATTCCGCTCAAAGCTTGACCAAAAACAAGCTCGCAACCGAGATCAAGGAATATATCGACGGGAACTATACACAGGCTCTGAATCTCAAACAGATTGCTGACGAGTTTAATATCAGTTCCTACTATCTTGCTCATATCTTCAAGAACACCTATGGTACTTCACCAATTAATTACATGATCCAGAGACGCATGGGCGAAGCAACCCGGCTCCTCGTTCAGTCCGAGATGAAAATATGGGAGATTGCCAAGATTACCGGCTACGAGAATCCCAATTATTTCTCTATTCTGTTCACTAGAGTTGTCGGCATGTCGCCTAAGCAGTATCGAGAGCATCATAATCAGAGTCTTTCCTATGCGGAGGGCTTGTCCATACAACAGCATCATAAAAAAACAGATCTTTAG
- a CDS encoding MFS transporter: MSYSKEKGLVFSFTLMAFILGTTEYVIVGLLSDIARDFGVTLTAAGILVSGFAMAYAVGTPIVLSIFGRFPKRMLILTGITLIILLNILSALSGSFAFLMGTRIVTAILCGLSLSLAISVASDYVAPERRGRAISYILGGFTIANVFGVPIGTFVGQFFDWPATFILVSILGVAALLLNAVYIPRGIPVVKVSAKEQFVLLGNPRIILAFLIPACGTAAIFVVYTYIEPIMGEVMGLPKAWFSVILFIYGLVTIVSNYIGGRVATGDYMGKLRIVFMVQAALFVLFGLLASVPVAGLLSLIMIALVSYVLNASTQLYLIDLARRYVPRAKDFATSLMPVANNTGIAVGSFIGGLVVQSSGLAALPWLALAFTVAAFVITAFSYQLDRKQKAEVQDELAPIHT, translated from the coding sequence ATGTCTTACTCCAAGGAAAAAGGACTCGTCTTTTCTTTTACACTAATGGCATTTATCCTCGGTACGACGGAATATGTTATTGTTGGTCTGCTGTCAGATATTGCCCGTGATTTTGGCGTTACGCTCACGGCGGCGGGAATATTAGTATCTGGATTTGCCATGGCCTATGCTGTGGGTACACCAATTGTACTGAGCATCTTCGGTCGTTTCCCCAAGCGGATGCTGATATTAACCGGGATTACACTCATCATCCTGTTGAACATACTTAGCGCATTATCCGGTTCATTTGCATTCCTGATGGGAACAAGAATAGTCACAGCGATTCTGTGCGGTTTGTCCCTATCGCTGGCCATATCGGTAGCAAGTGATTATGTGGCCCCTGAGCGCCGGGGGCGTGCAATCTCTTACATTTTAGGCGGCTTTACCATTGCTAATGTGTTTGGGGTTCCGATCGGCACCTTCGTAGGACAGTTTTTTGATTGGCCTGCTACATTTATTCTTGTCAGCATTTTGGGCGTAGCAGCGCTGTTGTTAAACGCGGTGTATATTCCAAGAGGTATTCCTGTTGTGAAGGTATCCGCCAAAGAACAGTTTGTTCTGCTTGGGAATCCGCGGATCATCCTTGCTTTTCTGATTCCAGCCTGCGGGACGGCAGCTATATTTGTAGTATATACGTATATTGAACCGATTATGGGCGAGGTCATGGGTCTTCCAAAGGCTTGGTTCAGTGTTATTCTGTTCATATATGGACTCGTTACCATCGTAAGTAATTATATTGGGGGCCGAGTCGCGACGGGAGATTACATGGGTAAGCTGAGGATCGTCTTTATGGTTCAGGCGGCACTTTTTGTTCTGTTCGGATTGCTTGCCTCGGTGCCTGTTGCCGGGCTGCTGAGCCTGATTATGATTGCACTGGTCTCTTATGTACTGAATGCATCTACACAGCTGTATCTTATTGATCTCGCTCGCCGATACGTGCCTCGGGCAAAAGATTTTGCGACTTCTCTGATGCCGGTTGCGAATAATACCGGGATCGCAGTAGGCTCCTTTATTGGGGGGCTGGTTGTGCAGAGCAGCGGACTTGCCGCTCTTCCGTGGCTGGCGCTTGCATTCACGGTTGCCGCCTTTGTTATTACAGCATTCTCTTATCAGCTCGACCGGAAGCAAAAGGCAGAAGTGCAGGATGAGCTTGCACCGATTCATACCTGA
- the ald gene encoding alanine dehydrogenase, whose protein sequence is MIIGVPKEIKNNENRVALTPAGAAEFVRKGHQVYVESGAGNGSNFTDAEYAAAGAELTDVASVWNKADMVMKVKEPLSSEYGYFRNGLILFTYLHLAAEPELTKALVDSGVIAIAYETITVNGALPLLTPMSEVAGRMAAQIGAQLLEKNKGGKGILLSGVPGVSRGKVTIIGGGIVGTNAAKIAAGLGADVTIIDLSVNRLRELDDIFGSSIHTLVSTPANIAEAVASSDLLICAVLIPGAKAPRLVTEDMVKNMSPGSVIVDVAIDQGGIVETIDHITTHDNPTYVKHGVVHYAVANMPGAVPRTSTLALTNATLPYALKLANLGALQAMKLDKAILTGLNVFKGQVTYEAVARDLGYPFVSADEALRTAVTN, encoded by the coding sequence ATGATCATTGGTGTACCAAAGGAAATTAAAAACAATGAAAACCGGGTAGCCCTTACACCCGCAGGAGCGGCAGAATTTGTACGCAAGGGGCATCAGGTATACGTGGAATCCGGTGCCGGCAATGGCAGCAATTTTACCGACGCTGAATATGCTGCAGCTGGAGCTGAGCTGACGGATGTTGCCTCAGTATGGAATAAAGCAGATATGGTGATGAAGGTCAAAGAGCCACTGTCCAGTGAATACGGATATTTCCGAAATGGTCTTATTCTGTTTACGTATCTTCACCTTGCGGCCGAGCCTGAGCTTACCAAAGCTCTCGTGGACAGCGGAGTGATTGCGATCGCTTACGAGACGATCACGGTGAACGGAGCCCTGCCTTTGCTGACGCCTATGAGTGAAGTCGCTGGCCGAATGGCTGCTCAGATCGGTGCTCAGCTGCTGGAGAAGAACAAAGGCGGCAAAGGGATTCTGCTATCCGGAGTTCCGGGTGTAAGCCGCGGTAAGGTTACGATCATCGGTGGAGGAATTGTGGGTACGAATGCAGCCAAAATCGCAGCAGGTCTTGGTGCAGATGTGACGATCATCGACCTTAGCGTGAATCGTCTCCGCGAGCTGGACGACATCTTCGGCAGCAGCATTCATACCCTGGTATCCACACCTGCAAATATTGCAGAAGCGGTCGCATCTTCTGATCTGTTGATCTGCGCTGTGCTGATTCCTGGCGCTAAGGCTCCTCGTCTCGTAACCGAAGACATGGTGAAGAATATGAGCCCCGGCTCGGTTATCGTGGATGTTGCCATTGACCAGGGCGGAATTGTAGAGACGATCGATCATATCACAACTCATGACAATCCAACTTATGTGAAGCATGGCGTTGTGCATTATGCGGTAGCCAATATGCCGGGTGCGGTGCCGCGTACTTCTACACTGGCACTCACAAATGCAACCTTGCCATATGCGCTGAAGCTGGCTAATCTTGGTGCTCTCCAAGCGATGAAGCTGGATAAGGCCATTCTTACAGGTCTGAATGTATTTAAAGGCCAGGTTACGTATGAGGCCGTCGCGAGAGATCTCGGGTATCCCTTCGTCTCAGCAGACGAAGCATTAAGAACCGCAGTAACCAACTAA
- a CDS encoding PucR family transcriptional regulator, which translates to MNRPIFKRAHIAAGEKGLHRQVGWVHVLEITKISPYLSRGDLILSTGLWLKFEQERKEYLLQLIQSEAAGLCVEFGTSIDHIPADILELADEHGFPIIVFDKPVRFVEITQDIHSYLINRQHQLLKDLENYSRKIQQLTLQSTDVSSILRLLHEYSSQQVAYISTLEHNQFYPSIEPEVAAAISELYAHEVEHRSLGSQESNIHAALDEDTTILFQPVVIFGQVFSGVGIVTREQPTEAAPLLLDYTVKAVATLLLRTQFLEEKMLRNQNGILQDLLSNRIHNEEQAQTSMGLRLLVKGQYLFIGGVMEIEHRSKNVAEERKEAGHQDIMVLLRSLLKKNNVPHLVMMKMNQIHVLCAKESITKDTERNLMLTLQTITADISRFATHQLEGVMIHAGFGKARSKMIESSRSFEEAYQVIEVSRSVPQMNPCLFYDRLGVYQLLKAAPNEFLKSFVQDHLGALIQYDEKHELQLLSTLQAYMNAFGSKLETAKSLYIHRQTLYNRLDKLEEILGEDWLQPHRRTSIEMALLAHDMLQHSR; encoded by the coding sequence ATGAACCGACCGATCTTCAAAAGAGCCCATATTGCTGCCGGAGAAAAAGGTCTCCATCGTCAGGTAGGCTGGGTTCATGTGCTGGAAATAACCAAGATTTCACCTTACTTGAGCAGAGGCGATCTCATCTTGTCTACTGGACTCTGGCTCAAATTTGAGCAGGAGCGGAAGGAGTATCTTCTTCAGCTCATCCAGAGTGAGGCTGCAGGTCTGTGTGTTGAATTCGGAACAAGCATTGATCATATCCCTGCGGATATTCTTGAGCTAGCGGATGAGCATGGATTTCCGATTATCGTATTTGACAAGCCTGTCCGTTTTGTAGAAATTACGCAGGATATTCACTCTTATCTTATTAACCGTCAGCATCAGCTCCTAAAGGATCTGGAGAATTATTCCCGCAAAATTCAGCAGCTGACGCTCCAAAGTACCGATGTATCCAGCATTCTCCGTCTGCTCCATGAATATTCATCCCAGCAGGTTGCGTATATCTCTACCCTTGAACATAACCAGTTCTATCCCAGTATAGAACCAGAAGTCGCAGCCGCAATTTCAGAGCTGTACGCCCATGAAGTAGAGCATCGAAGCCTGGGGAGTCAGGAATCAAACATTCATGCTGCACTCGATGAGGACACAACGATATTGTTCCAGCCTGTCGTTATTTTTGGGCAGGTATTCTCGGGGGTGGGCATTGTAACGAGAGAACAGCCGACGGAAGCAGCACCTCTTCTTCTGGATTACACGGTAAAAGCCGTAGCCACGCTACTGCTGCGGACTCAGTTTCTGGAGGAGAAAATGCTCCGTAATCAGAACGGTATTCTGCAGGATCTGCTCAGCAACCGGATTCATAATGAGGAGCAGGCACAGACGAGCATGGGGCTGCGTCTGCTGGTGAAGGGTCAATACCTGTTCATCGGCGGTGTGATGGAAATTGAGCATCGCTCCAAGAACGTTGCGGAGGAGCGAAAGGAAGCGGGGCATCAAGATATTATGGTGCTGCTCCGTTCACTGCTGAAGAAAAATAATGTACCTCATCTTGTGATGATGAAAATGAACCAAATTCATGTGCTCTGTGCCAAAGAGTCCATTACGAAGGATACGGAGCGTAATCTAATGCTTACACTCCAGACGATCACAGCGGATATCAGCCGTTTTGCTACCCATCAGCTTGAAGGTGTGATGATTCATGCCGGTTTTGGCAAAGCAAGAAGCAAGATGATTGAATCCTCGCGAAGCTTTGAGGAGGCTTATCAAGTCATTGAGGTCAGTAGAAGTGTGCCTCAGATGAACCCGTGTTTATTTTATGACAGATTGGGAGTCTATCAATTGCTAAAGGCTGCGCCGAACGAGTTTCTGAAGTCCTTCGTACAGGACCACTTAGGAGCATTGATTCAATATGATGAGAAGCACGAGCTTCAGCTTCTGTCGACGCTACAGGCCTATATGAATGCCTTCGGCTCCAAGCTGGAGACCGCTAAATCTCTATATATTCATAGACAAACCTTGTATAACAGACTGGATAAGCTGGAGGAGATTCTGGGAGAGGACTGGCTGCAGCCACACCGCCGAACGTCAATCGAAATGGCACTGCTCGCCCATGATATGCTTCAGCACAGCCGCTAG